In Candidatus Neomarinimicrobiota bacterium, the following proteins share a genomic window:
- a CDS encoding SDR family NAD(P)-dependent oxidoreductase, protein MRLREQVVVVTGANGAMGSALVEHLKGRAQHVVACIRGPEVDWRPVENSLSYVTCELTDRVAVNFMVAEIIRSLEGFHAWINGVGGYESSGPVEGVPPEAWPRMFDLNFITCLNACQAILPLFKEQQFGRIINFGSLAGEQGLTGAGPYAMSKAAVHSLTMTIAQELSGGVTANLIVPAVIDTPTNRKAMPDAATESWTPPEEIALKIAEILDEEDDPPNGQAYYF, encoded by the coding sequence ATGAGGCTTAGGGAGCAGGTCGTGGTGGTGACCGGAGCCAACGGGGCCATGGGTTCGGCATTGGTGGAGCATTTGAAAGGCCGGGCGCAGCATGTGGTGGCCTGCATCAGGGGCCCGGAAGTGGATTGGCGTCCCGTTGAAAACAGCCTCAGCTACGTGACCTGCGAGCTCACGGACAGGGTGGCGGTGAACTTTATGGTGGCCGAGATCATCCGGTCGCTGGAGGGGTTTCACGCCTGGATTAACGGTGTGGGGGGCTACGAGTCGAGCGGTCCGGTGGAGGGGGTGCCGCCAGAGGCGTGGCCGCGCATGTTCGATCTGAACTTCATCACCTGCCTCAATGCTTGCCAGGCCATCTTGCCGCTGTTCAAGGAGCAGCAGTTTGGGCGCATCATCAATTTCGGCTCGCTGGCGGGGGAGCAGGGGTTGACCGGGGCGGGTCCCTACGCCATGAGCAAGGCGGCCGTGCATAGCCTCACCATGACGATCGCCCAGGAACTGTCCGGAGGGGTGACGGCCAACCTCATCGTTCCGGCCGTGATTGATACGCCGACTAACCGTAAGGCCATGCCCGATGCCGCCACGGAAAGTTGGACGCCGCCGGAAGAAATCGCGCTGAAGATCGCCGAGATCCTGGATGAGGAGGACGATCCGCCCAACGGCCAGGCGTATTATTTTTAG